The candidate division KSB1 bacterium genome includes a region encoding these proteins:
- the selB gene encoding selenocysteine-specific translation elongation factor: MKRHIILGTAGHIDHGKTSLVKALTGVDTDRLPEEKARGMTIDLGFAHLGEWATIIDVPGHEKFIKNMVAGVSTIDLVLFVIAADDGIMPQTREHLEICQLLQVRRGLVALTKKDLVEPDWLELVKEEIRAILKTTFLENAPIIPVSNLTGEGIPELRHTITEIIATLPPRQDRGVFWMPVDRAFSMKGFGTVITGSVLSGQAHVGETLEILPAQKVVRVRGLQRHGKEINSVQIGDRAAVNLLGVGVEDVGRGDVLCASGYFHPTARANCRVQLLASAPAPLKNRSRVRVHLGTAEILARVIPIGANEIKPGQNGYVHFIFETPVATRRLEPLVIRRYSPPRTIGGGVILDADAAPYRARDAALLPKLQALEKEDPQELLAAQFLVAGRYVVTIDQLAAETGGRKEELQKQVQTLMHSQQVLQVGKRGFLHRQRLEALWHQLENLLREYHQKNPIRLGLRKAELSGFLPPLTDAALLNFFIEHYKAAGKIKEVEAHVALIDHEIQLSPAQQNLRQKVSDILFAQAYAPASPAELAAKFSVAEKEIEDILSVLLIQKEIVRLEEGIFMHQRRLDEAKKRVIDYLRQNHEITVSQFKELVENTSRKFAVPLMQYFDAAGITERRGDVRILGVETESF; the protein is encoded by the coding sequence ATGAAACGTCACATCATCCTCGGCACCGCCGGCCACATCGATCATGGCAAGACTTCGCTGGTGAAGGCGCTCACCGGCGTGGATACGGACCGCCTGCCGGAAGAAAAAGCTCGCGGCATGACCATCGATCTCGGGTTCGCGCATCTCGGCGAGTGGGCGACGATCATTGATGTGCCGGGCCACGAGAAGTTCATCAAGAACATGGTCGCCGGCGTGAGCACCATCGACCTCGTGCTTTTCGTGATTGCTGCCGATGACGGCATCATGCCGCAAACGCGCGAGCATCTTGAAATTTGCCAACTGCTACAAGTCCGGCGCGGGCTGGTGGCGCTCACCAAAAAGGATTTGGTCGAACCGGATTGGCTGGAATTGGTGAAGGAGGAAATTCGCGCCATTTTAAAAACGACGTTTCTGGAAAATGCGCCGATCATACCGGTTTCCAATCTCACCGGCGAAGGAATTCCGGAATTGCGCCACACCATCACCGAAATCATCGCGACACTGCCGCCGCGGCAGGATCGCGGGGTGTTTTGGATGCCGGTGGATCGCGCTTTTTCGATGAAGGGATTTGGCACAGTGATCACCGGTTCGGTGCTTTCCGGGCAAGCCCACGTTGGCGAAACGCTGGAAATTCTGCCGGCGCAAAAAGTCGTGCGCGTGCGGGGCTTGCAGCGCCACGGCAAGGAAATCAACAGCGTGCAAATCGGCGACCGGGCGGCGGTCAATTTGTTGGGTGTCGGCGTTGAAGACGTCGGTCGCGGCGATGTGCTTTGCGCCTCCGGTTATTTTCATCCGACGGCAAGGGCGAATTGCCGCGTGCAATTATTGGCTTCGGCGCCGGCGCCGCTGAAAAACCGTTCGCGTGTGCGCGTGCATCTCGGCACCGCTGAAATTTTGGCGCGGGTGATTCCGATTGGCGCGAATGAAATCAAGCCGGGGCAAAATGGTTACGTGCATTTTATTTTTGAGACGCCAGTCGCAACGCGGCGATTGGAGCCGCTGGTGATTCGCCGTTATTCGCCGCCACGCACGATCGGCGGCGGCGTCATCTTGGATGCCGACGCCGCGCCGTATCGCGCCCGCGACGCGGCTTTGCTGCCGAAATTGCAAGCGTTGGAAAAGGAAGATCCGCAGGAATTGCTGGCGGCGCAATTTCTCGTGGCCGGACGCTACGTCGTCACCATCGATCAACTCGCCGCAGAAACCGGCGGCCGCAAAGAAGAGCTGCAAAAGCAAGTGCAAACATTGATGCACTCGCAACAAGTGCTGCAAGTTGGCAAGCGCGGTTTTTTGCACCGCCAACGGCTCGAAGCGCTGTGGCATCAGCTTGAAAATTTGCTGCGCGAGTATCATCAGAAAAATCCCATCCGCCTCGGCCTGCGCAAAGCCGAATTGAGCGGATTTCTCCCGCCTTTAACGGACGCCGCGCTGCTCAATTTTTTTATCGAGCATTATAAAGCTGCTGGAAAGATCAAAGAAGTTGAAGCGCATGTTGCTTTGATCGATCATGAGATTCAGTTGTCCCCCGCGCAACAAAATTTGCGGCAAAAAGTAAGCGATATACTCTTCGCCCAGGCTTATGCGCCAGCGAGCCCGGCTGAGCTGGCGGCGAAATTTTCCGTGGCTGAAAAGGAAATCGAGGATATTTTGAGCGTCTTGCTGATTCAAAAAGAGATTGTGCGGCTCGAAGAGGGTATCTTCATGCACCAGCGCCGCCTCGACGAAGCGAAAAAAAGAGTGATTGACTATTTGCGCCAAAATCACGAAATTACCGTTAGCCAATTCAAAGAGCTGGTGGAAAACACCAGCCGCAAATTCGCCGTACCGCTGATGCAATATTTCGACGCGGCGGGAATTACGGAGCGGCGGGGTGATGTTAGAATATTGGGAGTGGAAACAGAGAGCTTTTAA
- a CDS encoding PD-(D/E)XK nuclease family transposase, with the protein MSRFIDPTTDFGFKKLFGEEANKDIIMSFINDVLELEAPLRDLDFSNRERLPETAEERKGIYDIFCEDANGNHFLIEMQKNRMAFIKDRMLYYSTFPIVAQAKKGKPYYSHDFPSEAWRIREATAAVYGGKEIATTWDFELKAIYCIAVLGYTLDGSKKAVNRNSLRNDEPPYDPFYGKLKFVTVELPLFDERKPEYSLDFHLNKWLYFLKYLPALESIPEVFQNDPIFRKAFRVAELAKLTPKERREYEINLKYMRDSYAMLTTSYNRGKAEGKIEGKNEGKIETILLLLSQKFGAIPLDIVARLRALNDEDQIDAILQRFTEIEDWEGLQAHLATP; encoded by the coding sequence ATGTCAAGGTTCATTGACCCGACCACTGATTTTGGCTTCAAAAAGCTTTTTGGCGAAGAAGCCAATAAAGACATTATTATGAGCTTCATCAATGACGTGTTGGAGCTCGAAGCGCCCTTGCGCGATCTCGATTTCTCGAACCGCGAACGGCTTCCCGAGACGGCCGAAGAACGCAAGGGAATCTACGACATTTTTTGCGAAGATGCGAACGGCAATCACTTTCTCATTGAAATGCAAAAGAACCGGATGGCCTTCATTAAAGACCGGATGCTTTATTATTCGACCTTTCCGATTGTTGCGCAAGCGAAGAAAGGAAAGCCCTATTACTCCCATGATTTCCCTTCGGAAGCTTGGCGCATCCGCGAGGCCACGGCGGCCGTGTATGGTGGAAAAGAAATCGCGACCACTTGGGATTTCGAGCTGAAGGCAATTTATTGCATCGCGGTGTTGGGATACACTTTGGACGGCAGCAAAAAAGCCGTGAATCGCAACAGCCTCAGAAATGATGAGCCGCCCTACGATCCTTTTTATGGCAAGCTGAAATTCGTAACGGTCGAATTGCCGTTGTTCGACGAAAGAAAGCCGGAATACAGCCTGGATTTTCATCTCAACAAATGGCTTTATTTTCTGAAATATTTGCCCGCGCTCGAGAGCATTCCCGAGGTATTCCAAAACGATCCGATCTTTCGCAAAGCTTTTCGCGTCGCCGAGCTGGCGAAGCTCACTCCGAAAGAAAGACGGGAATACGAAATCAACCTGAAATACATGCGCGATAGCTACGCCATGCTCACCACCAGTTATAATAGAGGCAAAGCTGAAGGCAAAATTGAAGGTAAAAATGAAGGTAAAATCGAAACCATCCTTTTGCTTCTCTCCCAAAAATTCGGTGCGATTCCGCTTGATATTGTTGCGAGGCTGCGCGCCTTAAATGATGAGGATCAGATTGATGCGATTTTGCAACGGTTCACGGAAATTGAAGATTGGGAGGGGCTGCAAGCCCATCTTGCGACGCCATGA
- a CDS encoding VWA domain-containing protein → MKRTTKLLTPLLASAALFLSCHISNPTDNEPADNQNVFRIEGKYTNPAVNSNAAQTPSADPKFVIELNALPKAIKSVAVRAERKAGHQIDVIFSDLRIFDWVGEKKINYEITSLSFEEKAEGKWVTFTEFKHSRVRKLNNLGIVLVLDASNSLGNDFNEVKLDAKDFINLVFQNTVDSARVGVVAFSTGINSMKIDLNSASAESMKQKIFDFIDKDIKQGEFTALYDGMLAGIDMLADPLLKVDARALVTFTDGRDNYSFRTTSADTVAAQLKRNQIPSFTIGYKGRGELDADLLQRLARASQGVFRLAEDKAKLKAIFHEIAASVTDVYTVTYSRNDQVISANEPRPIRLNIFVRKKV, encoded by the coding sequence ATGAAAAGGACGACCAAGCTCTTGACGCCGCTGCTTGCTTCGGCGGCATTGTTTTTAAGCTGCCACATCAGCAATCCCACGGACAACGAACCCGCAGATAATCAAAACGTCTTCCGAATTGAAGGAAAATACACCAATCCCGCCGTCAATTCCAACGCAGCGCAAACGCCCTCGGCCGATCCCAAGTTTGTCATCGAGCTGAACGCGCTTCCCAAAGCGATCAAATCGGTGGCGGTTCGCGCCGAACGAAAAGCCGGCCATCAGATCGATGTCATTTTTAGCGATCTCAGGATTTTCGACTGGGTGGGTGAAAAGAAAATCAACTATGAGATCACCAGCCTGTCATTTGAGGAAAAAGCAGAAGGGAAATGGGTGACATTCACAGAATTCAAACATAGCCGTGTCCGTAAATTGAACAACCTCGGCATCGTTTTGGTTTTGGATGCGAGCAACTCGCTGGGGAATGATTTTAACGAAGTCAAGCTTGACGCCAAAGACTTCATCAATTTGGTTTTTCAGAACACCGTCGATTCGGCGCGAGTTGGGGTTGTGGCTTTTTCCACCGGAATCAACAGCATGAAAATCGACCTGAACAGCGCCAGCGCCGAATCCATGAAGCAAAAAATTTTTGATTTCATTGATAAAGATATCAAGCAGGGTGAATTTACGGCGTTATACGACGGCATGCTGGCCGGGATTGATATGCTGGCCGATCCGCTGTTAAAAGTCGACGCCAGGGCTTTGGTGACGTTTACCGACGGCCGCGACAACTATTCATTCCGAACCACTTCGGCGGACACGGTGGCGGCGCAGTTGAAGAGGAATCAGATTCCAAGTTTTACGATCGGTTATAAAGGGCGGGGCGAGCTGGATGCAGACTTGTTGCAACGCCTGGCACGGGCTTCGCAAGGGGTGTTTCGGCTGGCGGAGGACAAAGCCAAATTAAAAGCGATTTTTCACGAAATCGCGGCTTCGGTCACCGACGTTTATACGGTGACGTATTCGCGCAACGATCAGGTGATTAGCGCTAATGAACCGCGGCCGATCCGGTTGAATATTTTTGTGCGCAAAAAAGTTTGA
- a CDS encoding polyprenol monophosphomannose synthase, whose amino-acid sequence MAGTSQLRALVVIPTYNEAANIQTVINRILGLPNVAIEILIVDDNSPDGTGEIVANWSQCEPRLHILRRPGKMGLGTAYVDGFRYALQHGYEAIFEMDADLSHSPEDLPRLLEKIEEYDLVIGSRYLRGGINVINWPLSRLLLSVFANWYTRTITGMPIYDCTSGFKCIHRRVLQAVRLDKIASNGYAFQIELHYKIWRQGSRICEIPIVFTERRQGKSKMSGKVQFEAATMVWRLKILDWLGQIT is encoded by the coding sequence TTGGCAGGAACCAGCCAACTTCGCGCGTTAGTGGTTATTCCCACTTATAACGAAGCGGCGAATATTCAAACTGTCATTAACCGCATTTTAGGATTGCCAAACGTTGCCATTGAAATCCTGATTGTGGATGATAACTCTCCTGACGGCACCGGCGAGATCGTGGCGAATTGGTCGCAATGCGAGCCCCGCCTGCATATCCTGCGCCGGCCCGGCAAAATGGGGTTGGGTACGGCCTACGTCGACGGCTTTCGTTATGCCTTGCAACACGGTTACGAGGCGATCTTCGAGATGGACGCCGATCTCTCCCACAGCCCGGAAGATCTGCCACGTCTTTTGGAAAAAATCGAGGAGTACGATTTGGTCATCGGCTCGCGATATCTGCGAGGTGGCATCAACGTCATCAACTGGCCACTATCGCGGTTGCTGCTCAGTGTGTTTGCCAACTGGTACACACGAACCATCACCGGCATGCCTATTTATGATTGTACCAGTGGCTTCAAATGCATTCATCGCCGGGTGCTGCAAGCCGTCCGTTTGGACAAAATCGCGTCGAACGGTTATGCCTTTCAAATCGAGCTGCATTATAAAATCTGGCGCCAGGGCTCGCGCATTTGTGAGATTCCCATTGTGTTCACCGAGCGGCGGCAGGGCAAATCCAAAATGTCGGGAAAAGTACAATTTGAAGCCGCGACAATGGTCTGGCGACTCAAAATTCTGGATTGGTTGGGGCAAATAACCTGA
- the selD gene encoding selenide, water dikinase SelD — protein sequence MSPNPTKEDLTRLTEKVRCAGUASKMSPTVLWQVLAKLRKANMPGVLVGLEAAADAGIFQLREDLALVQTVDFFTPIVDDPYDYGRIAATNSLSDVYAMGGKPITALNIACYPAKGDPDVLAAILNGGIDQAAAAGVAVIGGHTVDDPEIKFGLAVTGVVHPQQIVHNHTAQVGDALVLTKPLGTGILSTAVKRGLLPDDGIRQLTQSMLQLNRAASEAMIAVGAHAATDITGFGLLGHAYEMAAASAVTFRIDAKAVPMLPEVLHFAAQGCVPGGNRNNWEFVKDHVTIRAGVDPMVAKVLHDPQTAGGLLVSLSPEKVDEYLLRLSDHGVPARQIGEVLPKGAVAVIVD from the coding sequence ATGAGTCCCAATCCCACCAAAGAAGACCTCACCCGCCTCACCGAAAAAGTCCGCTGCGCCGGTTGAGCTTCCAAAATGAGCCCAACGGTGTTGTGGCAGGTTTTAGCCAAATTGAGAAAAGCAAACATGCCGGGTGTATTGGTAGGCCTCGAAGCCGCGGCCGACGCCGGTATTTTCCAACTGCGCGAGGATTTGGCGCTGGTGCAGACGGTGGATTTCTTTACGCCGATCGTTGATGACCCGTACGATTATGGCCGCATTGCGGCGACCAACTCGCTGTCGGATGTTTATGCCATGGGCGGCAAGCCGATCACGGCGCTGAATATTGCGTGTTATCCGGCGAAAGGCGATCCGGATGTGCTCGCGGCGATTTTGAATGGCGGCATCGATCAAGCGGCCGCCGCCGGTGTGGCGGTTATCGGCGGTCACACCGTCGATGATCCGGAAATCAAATTCGGCCTCGCGGTCACCGGCGTCGTGCATCCGCAGCAGATCGTGCACAATCACACGGCGCAGGTCGGCGATGCATTGGTGCTCACCAAACCGCTGGGTACGGGCATTCTCAGCACGGCGGTAAAACGCGGTTTGTTACCCGACGATGGAATCCGCCAGCTCACGCAAAGCATGCTGCAGTTGAATCGCGCGGCGAGTGAAGCGATGATCGCTGTCGGCGCGCACGCGGCAACCGACATTACGGGCTTTGGCCTGCTGGGGCATGCTTACGAAATGGCCGCAGCCAGCGCCGTGACTTTTCGGATTGACGCCAAAGCCGTTCCAATGCTGCCGGAGGTTTTGCATTTCGCCGCCCAAGGCTGCGTTCCCGGCGGCAATCGCAATAATTGGGAATTTGTCAAAGATCATGTCACCATTCGCGCTGGTGTTGATCCGATGGTCGCCAAAGTCTTGCATGATCCCCAAACTGCCGGCGGTTTGTTGGTCAGCCTTTCGCCTGAAAAAGTTGATGAGTATTTGTTGCGGCTTTCGGATCACGGTGTGCCGGCCAGGCAAATCGGTGAGGTGTTGCCGAAAGGTGCAGTTGCGGTGATCGTGGATTAG
- a CDS encoding tetratricopeptide repeat protein, with protein MSGFAEGYFIIFGGLAVFGAVAAVYFYLQDRKEAQAEEIIASEVENVPSKRSTPQEPTNGNWSRATAYFEKSLALSEAIGDLPGRALVLRNLGKLCAKQGEINKAKDWFEKALAIYEELGDKLSMARVYNELGLLFSHSFAAEDNPAEKIEN; from the coding sequence ATGAGTGGTTTTGCAGAAGGTTACTTCATCATATTCGGCGGGTTGGCCGTGTTTGGCGCGGTTGCTGCCGTTTATTTTTATCTCCAAGATCGCAAGGAAGCACAAGCGGAGGAAATAATTGCGTCTGAAGTGGAAAATGTTCCTTCAAAACGTTCGACGCCGCAGGAACCGACCAATGGGAATTGGTCAAGGGCGACAGCATATTTTGAAAAATCTCTCGCTCTCTCCGAGGCCATTGGCGATTTACCCGGAAGGGCGCTGGTCCTGAGAAATTTGGGCAAGCTATGCGCCAAACAAGGAGAAATCAATAAAGCGAAGGATTGGTTTGAAAAGGCATTGGCGATTTACGAGGAGTTGGGAGACAAGCTTTCGATGGCGAGGGTATATAACGAATTAGGTTTGCTTTTTTCACACAGCTTTGCCGCAGAAGATAATCCCGCTGAGAAAATTGAAAACTAA